The following coding sequences are from one Wenzhouxiangella sp. AB-CW3 window:
- the ltrA gene encoding group II intron reverse transcriptase/maturase: MSDRTASENRRESAVPRAREESVTGERTDPASTSTVLLWEKVLERSNLQRAVKQVRQNKGAPGIDGMSVDALPDFLRQNWPAIRDQLEAGQYRPQPVRRVRIPKADGRERLLGIPTVLDRFIQQAVAQVVSAQWDPHFHPRSYGFRPGKSAHQALKRLQADIRAGGQWTVDLDLAAFFDRVNHDRLMRRLKDHVPDRRLLRLINRFLTAGVMDGDHWSPTNAGVPQGGPLSPVLANVVLDELDWELERRGHRFVRYADDCQILVRSQRAGERVMNSIKRFVEDSLRLEVNTRKSAVDRPWYRQFLGFTVTRGDHRLKVSPKALDRLKTRLRVLTRRTRGHRLADVVADWRDYLLGWKAYFGIAEVPSPLREIDKWLRRRLRCYLWKQWGRSGYRQLRRRGVSVRDAWQTSKSAHGPWRLSHTPALYRALPARYFADLGLPSLVAR, translated from the coding sequence ATGAGTGACCGGACCGCCTCAGAGAATCGACGCGAGTCGGCCGTGCCCCGTGCACGGGAGGAATCGGTGACTGGGGAAAGGACCGATCCGGCCTCGACATCCACTGTCTTGCTGTGGGAGAAGGTGCTGGAACGCAGCAACCTGCAGCGGGCAGTCAAGCAAGTACGCCAGAACAAGGGCGCGCCGGGCATTGACGGGATGAGCGTTGATGCACTACCGGACTTCCTTCGCCAGAACTGGCCTGCGATCCGCGATCAACTGGAAGCGGGGCAGTATCGCCCGCAACCGGTCCGGCGGGTCCGTATCCCCAAGGCCGACGGACGGGAACGCCTGCTGGGCATCCCGACGGTTCTGGACCGCTTCATCCAGCAAGCCGTTGCGCAGGTGGTATCGGCGCAATGGGACCCCCACTTCCATCCCCGCAGCTATGGCTTCCGGCCGGGCAAGTCGGCGCACCAGGCTCTCAAGCGCCTGCAAGCCGACATTCGGGCGGGCGGCCAGTGGACGGTAGACCTGGACCTGGCGGCGTTCTTCGACCGGGTCAACCACGACCGGTTGATGCGCCGGCTCAAGGATCATGTCCCGGATCGTCGTCTGCTGCGATTGATCAACCGTTTTCTGACCGCCGGGGTGATGGATGGAGACCACTGGAGCCCGACGAATGCCGGTGTGCCGCAAGGCGGCCCGCTGTCACCGGTCCTGGCCAACGTGGTGCTGGATGAGCTGGATTGGGAGCTCGAGCGGCGCGGCCACCGCTTCGTCCGATATGCTGACGACTGCCAGATACTGGTGCGGAGTCAACGTGCCGGCGAGCGGGTGATGAACAGCATCAAGCGCTTTGTCGAAGACTCACTCCGGCTCGAAGTGAATACACGCAAAAGCGCGGTCGACCGACCGTGGTACCGCCAGTTTTTGGGGTTTACGGTCACCCGTGGGGATCACCGGCTGAAAGTGTCGCCCAAGGCGCTGGACCGGCTGAAAACCCGCTTGCGGGTCCTGACCCGCCGCACGAGAGGCCACCGTTTGGCCGATGTCGTGGCAGACTGGAGAGACTACCTGCTTGGATGGAAAGCGTACTTCGGGATTGCCGAAGTACCGAGCCCACTGCGCGAGATCGACAAATGGCTGCGGCGACGATTACGCTGTTATCTCTGGAAGCAATGGGGCCGCTCGGGCTACCGCCAGCTTCGCCGTCGTGGCGTGAGCGTGCGGGATGCCTGGCAGACATCCAAATCGGCCCACGGGCCGTGGCGGCTGTCGCACACCCCGGCGCTATACCGGGCTCTGCCCGCGAGGTATTTTGCTGACTTGGGACTACCGAGCCTGGTGGCGCGGTAG
- the blaOXA gene encoding class D beta-lactamase yields MKPLLAALIFSIGLSGCSSSWKESTEIEGLFRDAEVTGTFVLLDAATGSFSGYNQSRAKTRFVPASTFKIPNSLIGLSVGAVESVDEVLPYGGQPQVIKAWEKDMGLREAITASNVPVYQELARRIGTESMRKNLASLDFGNNDIGASVDRFWLDGPLEISAIEQTEFLLRLARNQLPISAKLQSAVREIVLLEQGEGWKLYGKTGWENAPEPGIGWWVGWVEKEDSLFTFAMNMDIHQPSDAGKRVQLGMASLKALGVL; encoded by the coding sequence ATGAAGCCTCTACTCGCCGCACTAATCTTCTCCATTGGACTTTCTGGCTGTTCCTCCAGCTGGAAGGAAAGCACGGAGATTGAAGGCTTGTTCCGAGACGCCGAAGTCACGGGTACCTTTGTCCTACTTGACGCAGCTACCGGCAGTTTCTCGGGCTATAACCAGTCAAGAGCCAAAACACGCTTTGTGCCTGCCTCCACTTTCAAGATTCCCAACAGTCTTATCGGGCTTTCCGTCGGAGCCGTTGAAAGTGTGGACGAAGTGCTACCATACGGCGGCCAGCCACAGGTCATCAAGGCGTGGGAAAAGGACATGGGGCTGAGGGAGGCCATCACCGCTTCCAATGTCCCCGTGTATCAGGAGCTGGCCCGGCGCATCGGCACCGAGTCAATGCGCAAGAATCTCGCCAGTCTGGATTTCGGCAACAACGATATTGGCGCTAGTGTCGATAGGTTCTGGCTAGATGGCCCCCTTGAGATCAGTGCCATCGAACAAACCGAGTTTCTGCTGCGATTGGCGCGGAATCAGCTCCCAATCTCCGCAAAGCTTCAGTCTGCCGTCCGAGAAATCGTGCTCCTTGAGCAGGGGGAGGGCTGGAAGCTCTATGGCAAGACGGGCTGGGAAAACGCGCCGGAACCTGGCATCGGGTGGTGGGTTGGCTGGGTCGAGAAAGAGGATAGCTTGTTCACCTTTGCGATGAACATGGATATTCATCAACCATCTGATGCTGGTAAACGTGTCCAACTAGGCATGGCAAGTCTGAAGGCACTGGGCGTGCTGTGA
- the ltrA gene encoding group II intron reverse transcriptase/maturase: MPRAREESVTGERTDPASTSTVSLWEKVLERSNLQRAVKQVRQNKGAPGIDGMSVDALPDFLRQNWPAIRDQLEAGQYRPQPVRRVRIPKADGRERLLGIPTVLDRFIQQAVAQVVSAQWDPHFHPRSYGFRPGKSAHQALKRLQADIRAGGQWTVDLDLAAFFDRVNHDRLMRRLKDHVPDRRLLRLINRFLTAGVMDGDHWSPTNAGVPQGGPLSPVLANVVLDELDWELERRGHRFVRYADDCQILVRSQRAGERVMNSIKRFVEDSLRLEVNTRKSAVDRPWYRQFLGFTVTRGDHRLKVSPKALARLKTHLRVLTRRTRGHRLADVVADWRDYLLGWKAYFGIAEVPSPLREIDKWLRRRLRCYLWKQWGRSGYRQLRRRGVSVRDAWQTSKSAHGPWRLSHTPALYRALPARYFADLGLPSLVAR; the protein is encoded by the coding sequence GTGCCCCGTGCACGGGAGGAATCGGTGACTGGGGAAAGGACCGATCCGGCCTCGACATCCACTGTCTCGCTGTGGGAGAAGGTGCTGGAACGCAGCAATCTGCAGCGGGCAGTCAAGCAAGTACGCCAGAACAAGGGCGCGCCGGGCATTGACGGGATGAGCGTTGATGCACTACCGGACTTCCTTCGCCAGAACTGGCCTGCGATCCGCGATCAACTGGAAGCGGGGCAGTATCGCCCGCAACCGGTCCGGCGGGTCCGTATCCCCAAGGCCGACGGACGGGAACGCCTGCTGGGGATCCCGACGGTTCTGGACCGCTTCATCCAGCAAGCCGTTGCGCAGGTGGTATCGGCGCAATGGGACCCCCACTTCCATCCCCGCAGCTATGGCTTCCGGCCGGGCAAGTCGGCGCACCAGGCTCTCAAGCGCCTGCAAGCCGACATTCGGGCGGGCGGCCAGTGGACGGTAGACCTGGACCTGGCGGCGTTCTTCGACCGGGTCAACCACGACCGGTTGATGCGCCGGCTCAAGGATCATGTCCCGGATCGTCGTCTGCTGCGATTGATCAACCGTTTTCTGACCGCCGGGGTGATGGATGGAGACCACTGGAGCCCGACGAATGCCGGTGTGCCGCAAGGCGGTCCGCTGTCACCGGTCCTGGCCAACGTGGTGCTGGATGAGCTGGACTGGGAGCTCGAGCGGCGCGGCCACCGCTTCGTCCGATATGCTGACGACTGCCAGATACTGGTGCGGAGTCAACGTGCCGGCGAGCGGGTGATGAACAGCATCAAGCGCTTTGTCGAAGACTCACTCCGGCTCGAAGTGAATACACGCAAAAGCGCGGTCGACCGACCGTGGTACCGCCAGTTTTTGGGGTTTACGGTCACCCGTGGGGATCACCGGCTGAAAGTGTCGCCCAAGGCACTGGCCCGGTTGAAAACCCACTTGCGGGTCCTGACCCGCCGCACGAGAGGCCACCGTTTGGCCGATGTCGTGGCAGACTGGAGAGACTACCTGCTTGGATGGAAAGCGTACTTTGGGATTGCCGAAGTACCGAGCCCACTGCGCGAGATCGACAAATGGCTGCGGCGACGATTACGCTGTTATCTCTGGAAGCAATGGGGCCGCTCGGGCTACCGCCAGCTTCGCCGTCGTGGCGTGAGCGTGCGGGATGCCTGGCAGACATCCAAATCGGCCCACGGGCCGTGGCGGCTGTCGCACACCCCGGCGCTATACCGGGCTCTGCCCGCGAGGTATTTTGCTGACTTGGGACTACCGAGCCTGGTGGCGCGGTAG
- a CDS encoding type II toxin-antitoxin system HicB family antitoxin, which produces MQYVVILEEGPESWGAYVPDLPGCVAAGETREEALELIREAIEFHLEGMKEAGDAIPEPHSHSDVVQVNAA; this is translated from the coding sequence ATGCAGTATGTAGTCATTCTCGAAGAAGGCCCCGAGAGCTGGGGTGCCTACGTTCCGGACCTCCCGGGATGTGTGGCGGCAGGGGAAACTCGCGAGGAAGCCTTGGAGTTGATCCGGGAGGCCATTGAGTTTCATCTGGAAGGAATGAAAGAGGCCGGCGACGCTATTCCAGAGCCTCATTCGCATAGCGATGTGGTCCAGGTAAATGCCGCATAA
- a CDS encoding type II toxin-antitoxin system HicA family toxin codes for MKVKELIKLLKQDGWYQARQRGSHRQFRHPVKSGTVTVSGKPNVDMPPGTLNNALKQAGLKK; via the coding sequence ATGAAGGTTAAGGAACTCATCAAGTTGCTGAAACAGGATGGCTGGTACCAGGCCCGTCAGCGGGGAAGTCACCGCCAATTCCGACATCCAGTAAAATCGGGAACTGTAACCGTATCCGGGAAGCCTAACGTAGATATGCCGCCGGGCACGCTCAACAACGCCCTGAAGCAAGCTGGACTCAAGAAGTAG
- a CDS encoding IS4 family transposase yields MNIGKTLFAQIMDFLPWKTFHRTVDRYDGNRRVRTLSCAEQFRCMAFAQLTYRESLRDIEACLQVQSAKLYHMGFRQPIRRATLADANESRDWRIYGDYAQHLIAQARSLYVDESISSGLPDTVYALDSTTIDLCLSMFPWAPFRTAKAAVKLHTLLDLRGSIPSFIHISDGKLHDVNVLDLLIPEAGSFYVMDRAYLDYARLFNLAQAGAFFVIRAKSNLDFRRVYSAATDRQAGLICDQTIALCGQRPSKYYPQHLRRIRFKDPETGKTLVFLTNQFQLPALTICALYKSRWQVELFFKWIKQNLRIKCFFGRSENAVKTQIWIAVSTYVLIAIIKKRLDLDISLHAMLQIISITVFEKTQLKQAVTIDRSDLDQIKDGNQLNLFGF; encoded by the coding sequence ATGAACATCGGCAAGACGCTTTTTGCTCAGATTATGGATTTCCTTCCCTGGAAGACTTTCCACCGCACCGTCGACCGATACGACGGCAACCGGCGAGTGCGAACTCTGAGCTGCGCCGAACAGTTCCGCTGTATGGCCTTTGCCCAGCTGACCTACCGCGAGAGCCTGCGGGACATCGAAGCCTGTCTCCAGGTTCAGTCTGCAAAGCTTTACCACATGGGCTTTCGCCAGCCGATTCGTCGAGCAACTCTTGCCGATGCAAACGAGTCGCGAGATTGGAGAATTTACGGCGACTATGCCCAGCATCTGATTGCACAAGCGAGAAGCCTCTATGTCGACGAATCCATAAGCTCGGGTCTTCCCGATACGGTTTACGCACTCGACTCAACCACCATCGACCTATGTCTGTCGATGTTCCCATGGGCACCATTTCGCACGGCAAAAGCGGCAGTCAAACTTCATACCCTGCTGGATCTGCGCGGATCGATTCCCAGCTTCATTCATATCTCCGACGGCAAGCTGCACGACGTCAATGTTCTAGACTTGCTGATTCCGGAGGCAGGTTCGTTTTACGTGATGGATCGGGCCTACCTGGACTATGCTCGACTATTCAATCTGGCCCAGGCCGGCGCCTTCTTTGTAATCCGGGCCAAATCAAACCTGGACTTCCGGCGGGTCTATTCTGCTGCTACAGATCGGCAAGCTGGGCTGATCTGCGACCAAACTATTGCGCTCTGCGGCCAGCGTCCAAGCAAGTACTATCCTCAACACTTGAGACGCATTCGCTTCAAGGACCCGGAAACCGGAAAGACCCTGGTATTTCTCACCAATCAGTTCCAACTCCCGGCTCTTACGATCTGCGCGTTGTACAAAAGCCGGTGGCAGGTCGAGCTGTTCTTCAAGTGGATCAAGCAAAATCTCCGTATCAAGTGCTTCTTCGGCCGATCGGAGAACGCAGTCAAGACACAAATTTGGATTGCTGTGTCGACCTATGTGCTGATCGCCATCATCAAAAAGCGTTTGGACCTCGATATTTCGCTGCACGCAATGCTACAGATTATCTCCATAACTGTATTTGAAAAAACACAGTTGAAACAGGCGGTTACGATCGACCGAAGCGATCTGGATCAGATCAAAGACGGTAACCAATTGAATCTATTCGGCTTTTAA
- the ltrA gene encoding group II intron reverse transcriptase/maturase, with protein MSVDALPDFLRQNWPAIRDQLEAGQYRPQPVRRVRIPKADGRERLLGIPTVLDRFIQQAVAQVVSAQWDPHFHPRSYGFRPGKSAHQALKRLQADIRAGGQWTVDLDLAAFFDRVNHDRLMRRLKDHVPDRRLLRLINRFLTAGVMDGDHWSPTNAGVPQGGPLSPVLANVVLDELDWELERRGHRFVRYADDCQILVRSQRAGERVMNSIKRFVEDSLRLEVNTRKSAVDRPWYRQFLGFTVTRGDHRLKVSPKALARLKTHLRVLTRRTRGHRLADVVADWRDYLLGWKAYFGIAEVPSPLREIDKWLRRRLRCYLWKQWGRSGYRQLRRRGVSVRDAWQTSKSAHGPWRLSHTPALYRALPARYFADLGLPSLVAR; from the coding sequence ATGAGCGTTGATGCACTACCGGACTTCCTTCGCCAGAACTGGCCTGCGATCCGCGATCAACTGGAAGCGGGGCAGTATCGCCCGCAACCGGTCCGGCGGGTCCGTATCCCCAAGGCCGACGGACGGGAACGCCTGCTGGGCATCCCGACGGTTCTGGACCGCTTCATCCAGCAAGCCGTTGCGCAGGTGGTATCGGCGCAATGGGACCCCCACTTCCATCCCCGCAGCTATGGCTTCCGGCCGGGCAAGTCGGCGCACCAGGCTCTCAAGCGCCTGCAAGCCGACATTCGGGCGGGCGGCCAGTGGACGGTAGACCTGGACCTGGCGGCGTTCTTCGACCGGGTCAACCACGACCGGTTGATGCGCCGGCTCAAGGATCATGTCCCGGATCGTCGTCTGCTGCGATTGATCAACCGTTTTCTGACCGCCGGGGTGATGGATGGTGACCACTGGAGCCCGACGAATGCCGGTGTGCCGCAAGGCGGCCCGCTGTCACCGGTCCTGGCCAACGTGGTGCTGGATGAGCTGGACTGGGAGCTCGAGCGGCGCGGCCACCGCTTCGTCCGATATGCTGACGACTGCCAGATACTGGTGCGGAGTCAACGTGCCGGCGAGCGGGTGATGAACAGCATCAAGCGCTTTGTCGAAGACTCACTCCGGCTCGAAGTGAATACACGCAAAAGCGCGGTCGACCGACCGTGGTACCGCCAGTTTTTGGGGTTTACGGTCACCCGTGGGGATCACCGGCTGAAAGTGTCGCCCAAGGCACTGGCCCGGTTGAAAACCCACTTGCGGGTCCTGACCCGCCGCACGAGAGGCCACCGTTTGGCCGATGTCGTGGCAGACTGGAGAGACTACCTGCTTGGATGGAAAGCGTACTTTGGGATTGCCGAAGTACCGAGCCCACTGCGCGAGATCGACAAATGGCTGCGGCGACGATTACGCTGTTATCTCTGGAAGCAATGGGGCCGCTCGGGCTACCGCCAGCTTCGCCGTCGTGGCGTGAGCGTGCGGGATGCCTGGCAGACATCCAAATCGGCCCACGGGCCGTGGCGGCTGTCGCACACCCCGGCGCTATACCGGGCTCTGCCCGCGAGGTATTTTGCTGACTTGGGACTACCGAGCCTGGTGGCGCGGTAG
- a CDS encoding IS5 family transposase, producing MDQMSFAEAEYQNKKRKTRREKFLERVDSLIPWPRLVKKLKRHYHKGRTGRPPYPLETMLRIHCMQLFYNLSDPGMEDALYEIESMRRFAGLRLSDRLPDETTILNFRRFLEQRKLGKKLFDEINGYLNEHELMLREGSIVDASIVAAPSSTKNQKKERDPEMHQTRKGNQWHFGMKVHIGVDDEIGLIHSLETTPANTHDLEVAEKLLHGQEQRVFGDAGYRGIEKREAHQEREVDWYIAERPGKRKMMDPDSWEAKAEKLKSQIRAKVEHPFRYMKQVFGYNKVRYRGQDKNRNRFQVMAGLTNLLIAEKLIPT from the coding sequence ATGGACCAGATGAGCTTTGCTGAAGCCGAGTACCAGAACAAGAAGCGTAAAACCCGACGGGAGAAGTTTCTGGAACGCGTTGATTCATTGATTCCGTGGCCTCGGTTGGTCAAGAAGCTCAAAAGGCACTATCACAAGGGCCGGACAGGTCGTCCACCGTATCCGCTGGAAACGATGCTGCGGATTCACTGCATGCAGCTTTTCTATAATCTCAGTGATCCTGGGATGGAGGATGCACTCTACGAGATCGAGAGCATGCGGCGGTTTGCCGGGCTCAGGCTCTCGGATCGCCTGCCGGACGAGACCACCATTCTTAATTTCCGCCGGTTTCTGGAGCAGCGCAAACTGGGCAAAAAGCTGTTTGATGAAATCAACGGCTATCTGAATGAGCATGAGTTGATGCTGCGCGAGGGCAGCATTGTCGATGCCAGTATTGTTGCGGCACCGAGCTCGACCAAGAACCAAAAGAAGGAACGCGATCCGGAAATGCACCAGACGAGAAAGGGCAACCAGTGGCATTTCGGGATGAAGGTTCATATTGGTGTGGACGATGAAATCGGTCTGATCCATAGCCTGGAGACGACGCCGGCCAACACCCATGACCTCGAAGTTGCTGAGAAGTTGTTACACGGCCAGGAGCAACGGGTGTTCGGCGATGCCGGATATCGAGGTATCGAAAAACGCGAAGCGCACCAGGAAAGAGAAGTTGACTGGTATATCGCCGAGCGTCCAGGAAAAAGAAAGATGATGGATCCGGATAGTTGGGAAGCCAAGGCAGAAAAGCTCAAGAGTCAGATCCGGGCCAAGGTTGAACATCCCTTTCGATACATGAAGCAGGTGTTCGGCTATAACAAGGTGCGCTACCGTGGTCAGGATAAGAATCGCAATCGGTTCCAGGTAATGGCTGGACTGACGAACCTGCTGATCGCAGAGAAATTGATCCCGACATAG
- a CDS encoding ISL3 family transposase — MQLKTILNRVQKFKSFVYSNARWTGNTESPDLEVEVTERANGRPVCSGCAQPRPGYDRLPSRRFEFVPLWGIKVFLVYAPRRVACPDCGVRVEWLPWSSGKHHLTHAYAWFLARWARRLSWKEVAEVFRTSWDSVFRSVEMAVEWGRAHQDLSGIESIGIDEISRQRGHRYLTLVYQIDTHRKRLLWVGRDRKVRTLLGFFRWLGPERSAGLKYICSDMWRPYLKVIAKKAGKAVHVLDRFHIMAHFGKALDEVRAGEARALKVKGYEPVLSKTRWLLLKRPENLTDKQETRLAELLQYNLKSIRAYLLKEEFQLFWTYVSPYWAGQFLDRWCTKTMRSKIEPMKRVAKMLRRHRPLLLNWFRAKGQLSSGVVEGFNAKAKLTSRKSFGFRTFRGAEIALYHSLGALPEREFTHRFC; from the coding sequence ATGCAACTGAAGACTATCCTGAACCGCGTCCAGAAATTCAAGTCTTTTGTGTATTCGAACGCGCGCTGGACCGGCAATACCGAGTCGCCGGATCTGGAAGTCGAGGTGACCGAACGAGCCAATGGTCGGCCTGTTTGCTCCGGCTGTGCTCAGCCGAGGCCAGGCTATGATCGGTTGCCGAGCCGACGCTTTGAGTTCGTGCCGCTGTGGGGCATCAAGGTGTTTCTCGTTTACGCTCCGCGACGGGTGGCCTGCCCGGATTGTGGAGTGCGTGTCGAGTGGCTGCCGTGGTCCTCGGGCAAGCACCACCTGACCCATGCCTACGCCTGGTTTCTGGCTCGCTGGGCGCGGCGGCTTTCCTGGAAGGAAGTGGCCGAGGTATTTCGAACATCCTGGGATAGCGTTTTCCGGTCGGTGGAGATGGCGGTTGAATGGGGCCGAGCTCACCAGGATCTGTCGGGCATTGAGTCCATTGGGATCGATGAGATCTCGCGCCAGCGCGGGCACCGCTACCTGACGCTGGTCTACCAGATCGATACGCACCGCAAGCGCCTGCTGTGGGTGGGGCGGGACCGCAAGGTCAGGACCCTGTTGGGCTTTTTCCGCTGGCTTGGCCCGGAGCGCAGTGCTGGGCTGAAATACATCTGCAGCGACATGTGGCGACCGTATCTGAAAGTCATCGCCAAGAAAGCCGGCAAAGCCGTGCATGTGCTGGACCGCTTCCACATCATGGCCCATTTTGGCAAGGCGCTCGACGAAGTACGTGCCGGTGAAGCCCGTGCGCTCAAAGTCAAAGGCTACGAGCCGGTGCTGAGCAAGACCCGCTGGTTGCTGCTCAAACGCCCTGAGAACCTCACTGACAAGCAGGAAACTCGGCTGGCCGAACTTCTTCAGTACAATCTCAAATCGATTCGGGCTTATCTGCTGAAGGAGGAGTTCCAATTGTTCTGGACCTATGTCTCGCCGTACTGGGCCGGGCAGTTTCTGGATCGATGGTGTACCAAGACCATGCGTTCGAAGATCGAGCCGATGAAGCGGGTTGCCAAAATGTTGCGTAGGCACAGGCCGCTGTTGCTCAATTGGTTCCGGGCCAAGGGCCAGCTTTCCAGCGGCGTTGTGGAGGGTTTTAACGCCAAAGCAAAACTGACCTCCAGAAAATCCTTCGGTTTTAGGACCTTTCGCGGCGCTGAAATCGCCCTGTATCATTCACTTGGTGCTCTACCTGAGCGAGAATTTACCCACAGATTCTGCTGA
- a CDS encoding addiction module protein: MTAEPLQRLRSEILALSEAERAELAHDLIQSLDAPRENGVEDAWEREISRRIGEIDAGQAELVERTEFRKQIRAKLERR, from the coding sequence ATGACTGCTGAGCCCCTGCAGCGCCTACGTTCTGAAATTCTGGCACTCTCCGAGGCCGAACGGGCTGAATTGGCCCATGACCTTATCCAAAGCCTCGATGCGCCCCGGGAAAATGGAGTTGAAGATGCCTGGGAGCGGGAAATTTCCCGGCGAATCGGTGAGATCGATGCCGGACAGGCTGAACTAGTTGAGCGGACAGAGTTTCGGAAACAGATTCGCGCAAAGCTAGAGCGACGATAG
- a CDS encoding GNAT family N-acetyltransferase, whose protein sequence is MHVSLRPASIDDSSAIAALVGELGYPASPGDIEARLSQLVGSDRYFVVVAAESSGGLIGLVNAERRLTIESGTSYELTGLVVSASARRAGVGSALVAAAEAWALSHGASSLRVRSNVVRPEAHSFYAGRGYALQKTQHCYVRPLRA, encoded by the coding sequence ATGCACGTTTCGCTACGACCCGCGTCCATTGATGACAGCTCGGCCATCGCCGCACTCGTCGGTGAGCTCGGCTATCCGGCGAGCCCGGGCGACATCGAGGCGCGGCTTTCGCAGCTCGTCGGCAGCGATCGCTACTTCGTTGTCGTCGCGGCCGAGTCATCCGGCGGCCTGATCGGGCTCGTCAATGCCGAAAGGCGTCTCACCATCGAGTCCGGCACTTCCTACGAACTTACTGGCCTAGTCGTCTCAGCCAGTGCCCGGCGCGCCGGCGTCGGTTCGGCCCTCGTCGCGGCGGCGGAGGCATGGGCACTGTCTCATGGCGCAAGCTCACTACGTGTGCGCTCCAACGTGGTTCGTCCTGAGGCCCATTCGTTCTATGCTGGCCGCGGCTACGCCCTGCAAAAGACTCAGCACTGTTACGTCAGGCCATTGCGCGCCTAA
- the ltrA gene encoding group II intron reverse transcriptase/maturase, giving the protein MPRAREESVTGERTDPASTSTVSLWEKVLERSNLQRAVKQVRQNKGAPGIDGMSVDALPDFLRQNWPAIRDQLEAGQYRPQPVRRVRIPKADGRERLLGIPTVLDRFIQQAVAQVVSAQWDPHFHPRSYGFRPGKSAHQALKRLQADIRAGGQWTVDLDLAAFFDRVNHDRLMRRLKDHVPDRRLLRLINRFLTAGVMDGDHWSPTNAGVPQGGPLSPVLANVVLDELDWELERRGHRFVRYADDCQILVRSQRAGERVMNSIKRFVEDSLRLEVNTRKSAVDRPWYRQFLGFTVTRGDHRLKVSPKALARLKTHLRVLTRRTRGHRLADVVADLRDYLLGWKAYFGIAEVPSPLREIDKWLRRRLRCYLWKQWGRSGYRQLRRRGVSVRDAWQTSKSAHGPWRLSHTPALYRALPARYFADLGLPSLVAR; this is encoded by the coding sequence GTGCCCCGTGCACGGGAGGAATCGGTGACTGGGGAAAGGACCGATCCGGCCTCGACATCCACTGTCTCGCTGTGGGAGAAGGTGCTGGAACGCAGCAACCTGCAGCGGGCAGTCAAGCAAGTACGCCAGAACAAGGGCGCGCCGGGCATTGACGGGATGAGCGTTGATGCACTACCGGACTTCCTTCGCCAGAACTGGCCTGCGATCCGCGATCAACTGGAAGCGGGGCAGTATCGCCCGCAACCGGTCCGGCGGGTCCGCATCCCCAAGGCCGACGGACGGGAACGCCTGCTGGGCATCCCGACGGTTCTGGACCGCTTCATCCAGCAAGCCGTTGCGCAGGTGGTATCGGCGCAATGGGACCCCCACTTCCATCCCCGCAGCTATGGCTTCCGGCCGGGCAAGTCGGCGCACCAGGCTCTCAAGCGCCTGCAAGCCGACATTCGGGCGGGCGGCCAGTGGACGGTAGACCTGGACCTGGCGGCGTTCTTCGACCGGGTCAACCACGACCGGTTGATGCGCCGGCTCAAGGATCATGTCCCGGATCGTCGTCTGCTGCGACTGATCAACCGTTTTCTGACCGCCGGGGTGATGGATGGAGACCACTGGAGCCCGACGAATGCCGGTGTGCCGCAAGGCGGCCCGCTGTCACCGGTCCTGGCCAACGTGGTGCTGGATGAGCTGGATTGGGAGCTCGAGCGGCGCGGCCACCGCTTCGTCCGATATGCTGACGACTGCCAGATACTGGTGCGGAGTCAACGTGCCGGCGAGCGGGTGATGAACAGCATCAAGCGCTTTGTCGAAGACTCACTCCGGCTCGAAGTGAATACACGCAAAAGCGCGGTCGACCGACCGTGGTACCGCCAGTTTTTGGGGTTTACGGTCACCCGTGGGGATCACCGGCTGAAAGTGTCGCCCAAGGCACTGGCCCGGTTGAAAACCCACTTGCGGGTCCTGACCCGCCGCACGAGAGGCCACCGTTTGGCCGATGTCGTGGCAGACTTGAGAGACTACCTGCTTGGATGGAAAGCGTACTTCGGGATTGCCGAAGTACCGAGCCCACTGCGCGAGATCGACAAATGGCTGCGGCGACGATTACGCTGTTATCTCTGGAAGCAATGGGGCCGCTCGGGCTACCGCCAGCTTCGCCGTCGTGGCGTGAGCGTGCGGGATGCCTGGCAGACATCCAAATCGGCCCACGGGCCGTGGCGGCTGTCGCACACCCCGGCGCTATACCGGGCTCTGCCCGCGAGGTATTTTGCTGACTTGGGACTACCGAGCCTGGTGGCGCGGTAG